The Thermoanaerobacter uzonensis DSM 18761 genome includes a window with the following:
- a CDS encoding fumarate hydratase encodes MKVIEAKKITEIVKLLCIEANYELPQDIFKSLKERIKEETSPLGREILKDIIANAEIAKTQRMPICQDTGIVVVFVEIGQEVHIVNGSLEEAINEGVRLGYEEGYLRKSVVKSPILRINTGDNTPAIIHYHICEGNRLSITVMPKGAGSENMSALKMLKPSDGVEGIKSFVIETVEKAGPNACPPSIVGIGMGGDFELAPYLAKKALLRKVGERNTDEVIAQLEEELLQEINTLGVGPQGLGGSTTALDVHIETYPTHIASLPVAINLGCHVTRHATFVL; translated from the coding sequence AGTAAAATTGCTTTGTATTGAAGCTAATTATGAATTACCTCAAGATATATTTAAAAGTTTAAAAGAAAGAATAAAAGAGGAAACAAGTCCATTGGGTAGAGAAATTTTAAAAGATATAATTGCAAATGCTGAAATAGCGAAAACGCAAAGAATGCCTATATGTCAAGATACAGGAATAGTGGTAGTTTTTGTAGAGATAGGACAAGAAGTACATATAGTTAATGGCAGTTTAGAAGAAGCGATAAATGAAGGTGTAAGACTGGGGTATGAAGAGGGGTATTTGAGAAAATCTGTTGTAAAAAGCCCTATTTTGCGAATAAATACTGGTGACAACACTCCTGCGATAATACATTATCATATCTGTGAAGGGAATAGACTTTCAATAACTGTAATGCCTAAAGGTGCAGGAAGTGAAAATATGAGTGCTTTAAAAATGCTAAAACCTTCTGACGGAGTAGAAGGGATTAAAAGTTTTGTTATTGAAACAGTTGAAAAAGCAGGTCCTAATGCTTGCCCTCCCTCGATCGTGGGAATAGGAATGGGAGGGGATTTTGAACTTGCTCCTTATCTTGCTAAAAAGGCTTTATTGAGGAAAGTGGGAGAAAGGAATACTGATGAAGTGATAGCTCAATTAGAAGAAGAATTACTGCAAGAAATAAATACATTAGGTGTTGGTCCGCAAGGGTTGGGAGGAAGTACTACTGCTCTTGATGTTCATATTGAAACTTATCCTACCCATATAGCTTCTCTTCCTGTAGCTATCAATTTAGGATGCCATGTTACAAGACATGCTACTTTTGTATTATAA
- a CDS encoding Fe-S-containing hydro-lyase: MYKKVTTPLDDGIVNQLKAGDLILLSGEIYTARDEAHKRMIESLNRGEKLPFEIRDSVIYYVGPCPPKPGQVVGSCGPTTSGRMDKYTPVLIELGLKGMIGKGYRSKEVIEAMKKYKAVYFTAIGGAGALLAQKVKKAEIVAYEDLGTEAIYKFLVEDFPVIVTIDIYGNNLYEIEKEKYKTNLKR, translated from the coding sequence ATGTACAAGAAAGTAACTACTCCTTTAGATGATGGAATAGTAAACCAGCTTAAAGCAGGGGACTTAATTTTGCTATCAGGAGAAATTTATACAGCAAGAGATGAAGCTCACAAGAGAATGATAGAATCATTAAATAGAGGAGAAAAATTACCTTTCGAAATAAGAGATAGTGTAATTTATTATGTAGGTCCTTGTCCTCCTAAACCGGGACAAGTTGTAGGAAGTTGTGGGCCTACTACAAGCGGAAGAATGGATAAATACACACCGGTATTAATTGAATTAGGATTAAAAGGCATGATAGGAAAGGGATATAGGAGTAAAGAAGTTATAGAAGCTATGAAAAAGTATAAAGCGGTCTATTTCACTGCTATAGGAGGAGCAGGAGCACTACTGGCACAAAAAGTGAAAAAAGCAGAAATAGTAGCTTATGAAGATTTGGGTACAGAGGCTATCTATAAATTTTTAGTTGAGGATTTTCCTGTTATTGTTACTATAGATATCTATGGCAATAATTTGTATGAGATTGAGAAAGAAAAATATAAGACTAATTTAAAAAGGTGA